TATTCCAAGTCCAGCGAATCCACCTTCAGGCTGCCGCTTTCATACACGTTGCCCGTTTGCAACGGATATTTGTAAGCAAGCTGTACCAGAATTTCGTGATGTTGGGGAAGGGCATCTCGTTGCTTGTCATCATGTGTAAAAGAAAAAGGGCTCTTTCAAATATGAAAGAGTCCTTTTTTATTTGCTTGAGGATGGTTGTTTTAGTACATACTGTTCAATTGCATGAGCAACACCATGCTCATCATTTGTTAATGTAACAACATCACATAATTTCTTTACATCTTCTTCAGCATTCCCCATAGCAACAGATAGGCCAGCTACCTCTAGCATTGGTACATCGTTAAAGTTGTCTCCAATGGCAATCGTATCTTGAATTGGAATATTGAAATAAGACGCCATTTCTTGTAATCCATTTCCTTTATGACCATACTTGTCCATAATTTCTAAATTTGTCGGAGCTGATGCTGTAACCATAATTTCTTTATCTTCTTGTAAAGACTTTAGTAGTTGTGAGCGATGCTCTGCGGCAAACGTCAAAATAAAGAATTTCGAGATTTCTAACTCTGGATTATTTACGACATCTTCGATTTTTTGGAAATCAGTAATTAAGTTCGCTTTTTTTTGCTTCTCTGTAATTCGTTCCAGTTCTTCAATTGTGACATCAAGTGCATGCTTATTTTCTTCGAATGCATGCATTACTTTTTCATTCCAATTATAAGGAGAATAAACTCCTTTATTTGTGTACAACTTATATGGAAATCCTTCAGATTCTAGTAATTTAGCAAGCTTGTATACTTTAGCATTTTGTAAACAACGTGCGTTAATTACTTTTCCATCAACGTAAACAATTGCCCCATTGCTTGCTCCAACTGGAAGTGATAATTGATACTCTTCCAATAGTTTTAAAGCATCTTCTTTTGCACGACCAGAGCAAATCATTACAACATGACCGGCTGCTTTAGCATCACGAATAGCTTGTAAATTTTCCTTGGAGATTTCAAGATTAGATGATAGTAGTGTACCATCCATATCTAGTGCGATTAATTTCAAACTGACCACCTCTTTGTTTTTTATTATACATAGTTATCTTGAGGAAACATATAAACTTATCTTGGGCTTTATGGAAATGTTAATGAGACAAACTTTAAAATGATTCCGAAAGAGTATGATGAGGGAGCAAAATTGAAAAGGTGATCGTTCTACTACGTTTTATTTCGATTTGCAACCCCAATGTTACATTAATGTTACAAGTGTGTATGTGTTGGAAACCGCTGTATAAAGGGGTTTATAAAAAATTATTAATAATATCGTAAAAAAAATGTAATAAATTTTATGTATTTATATTGCAGTATGAAAAAACTTATGTTACATTAATGTTACAAACGTTACACAAGTTAATTTAATGTAACGTTAAGATAAAAACTATGAATTAATCATTTCTTGGAAATTACATATAAATATCTATTAATAAGGAGAGAGTAAATATGAAAATCGAACAAGTATTACAAGTAACAAAAATGGACTTCTTAGGATCAGCAGGTGGAGCAGCAGTATTAACAGCATTGATCGTACTTCTTTCTAACGTTTTAGTATAATAGAAATTTTGTATAAGCAGTAGGACGGATCGTATCACATAAAAAGAAAGTTATAAGTTGAAGGGAGAATGGGAAGCATGGAAAACAAACAAGTATTACAAGTAACAAAAATGGATTTCTTAGGATCAGCAGGTGGAGCAGCGGTACTAACAGCATTAATCGTACTTCTTTCTAACGTTTTAGTATAATAGAAACTTTGCGCAAGCAGTAGAACGGACAGTACCAAATAAAAATAAAGTTATGAATTGAAGGGAGAATGGGAAGCATGGAAAACAAAGAAGTATTACAACTAACAAAAATGGACTTATTAGGATCAGCAGGAGCAGCAACAGCATTAACAGCATTCATCGTATTTCTTTCAAGTGTATTAGTATAATAGAAGTTTTGTACAAGTAATAGAGCAGAATGAAGATTGCAAAATAAAGCTGAAAGGAGAATGGGGAATATGGAAAACAAAGAAGTATTACAAGTAACAAAAATGGATTTATTAGTATCGGCGAGTGGAGCAGCAGTATTAACAGCGCTCATTGTATTCCTTACAAATGTATTAGTATAATGAATATAGAGAAACAGAATTACCTATATCTTATTAAGACAATTATCCTAAAAAAATAAAGGCCCTAACGTATTATAGATGTTTAATATGTTAGGGTCTTTTTGTTTTTGAGGTAATAAAGAGACATACTACCAGCTTTGATTATGTTGTTTTAAATAGAAAAAAGTCGAATTTTATATGGGAGAAAAAAAGAGGTATTTGACAGAAAAGATAGAAAACTTTAAAAGTCAGAAATTTGTTAGCTTGCTAACTAATTTTTTTATTGGTAGATGGAAGCGTTTTCGGATGGTTCTAAGTATGTAACATTCAATTTATTTACAGGGGGATGAGGAATTTATGAAACAAAAATCTATGGATACGTTAGCTGCACAAATGGAGGATTTCTTTCCGGTACGTGATGTCGATCATTTAGAATTTTATGTAGGAAATGCAAAGCAATCAAGTTATTACCTTGCAAGAGCGTTTGGATTTAAAATTGTTGCCTATTCGGGATTAGAAACAGGGAATCGTGAAAAAGTATCTTATGTTCTCGTGCAAAAAAACATGCGTTTTGTTGTGTCTGGGACTTTAAATAGTGATAGCCGTATTGCAGAATTTGTAAAGATCCATGGTGACGGAGTGAAAGACGTAGCTTTACTTGTTGATGATGTTGAGAAAGCATACTCAGAGGCTGTAAAACGAGGTGCGGTTGCGATTGCTCCACCTGAAGAGTTAACAGATGAACAAGGAACATTAAAAAAAGCAGTAATCGGTACGTATGGCGATACAATCCATACGCTAGTAGAGCGTAAAAATTATAAAGGAACATTTATGCCTGGTTATGAGAAGATTGATTTTGATATTCCGAGTGACGAATCAGGTTTAATTGCTGTAGACCATGTTGTTGGTAACGTTGAAAAAATGGAAGAGTGGGTTAGCTATTACGAAAACGTTATGGGCTTTAAACAAATGATTCATTTTGATGATGATGATATTAGCACGGAGTATTCCGCGCTAATGTCAAAAGTTATGACAAATGGAAGCCGTATTAAGTTTCCAATTAATGAACCGGCAGATGGAAAGCGAAAATCACAAATTCAAGAGTACTTAGAGTTTTATAACGGTGCAGGTGTACAGCATCTTGCATTGTTGACAAATGATATTGTGAAAACGGTTGAAGCGCTTCGTTCAAACGGAGTTGAATTTTTAGATACACCAGATACGTATTATGAAGAGTTAACAGCACGCGTTGGGAAAATCGATGAAGAAATTGATAAGCTAAAAGAGCTTAAGATTCTTGTGGATCGTGATGATGAAGGGTACTTGCTACAAATTTTCACAAAGCCAATTGTAGATCGCCCAACATTATTTATCGAAATTATTCAGCGTAAAGGTTCTCGGGGATTCGGAGAAGGAAACTTTAAAGCTCTATTCGAATCAATTGAAAGAGAGCAAGAACGACGCGGAAATCTATAAAAATTTACTTATCAGTGGGGGCTGTGTCTCCCACTGATTAAAGTTTCATTTTGTATAAATAGTGAGGAGGAAAATTGATGAAATTGATTACATTTCGTCTTCCTTCAGGAGAGATGCGAGCTGGTTGGCTGGAAGGTGACAAAGTAATTGATATGAATATGGCAAGTAATGGCACTCTTCCTTCATCTATGCTTGCTTTTTTAGAGAAAGCAGATGAGTATGTAGAAATAGCCCATGGTATTCGAAAACCAACAAGTGGCATGTACGCTTTGGAAGATGTGCAGCTTTGTGCAGCCATCCCAAACCCAGGTAGTATTCGTGACTTTTATGCATTTGAGCAACATGTCAAAACGGCTCGTGGACGTCGTGGATTAGATGTTGTTCCAGAGTGGTATGATATTCCGGTTTTTTATTTTACAAATCACCGTGCTGTCATCGGGCCAGAAGTTACAGTTTCTTGTCCGAAACAAACTCAAAAGCTTGACTATGAGTTAGAAATCGCTTGTGTTATTGGGAAAGAGGGAAGAAATATTTCGCGTGAACAAGCAGAAGAATATATTTTCGGTTATTGTATTATGAATGACTGGAGCGCAAGAGATTTGCAAGCTGAGGAAATGAAAGTAGGGCTTGGTCCGGCAAAAGGAAAGGACTTTGCTACTTCATTAGGAGCTTATCTTGTTACAAAAGAGGAGTTAGATGTTTATCGCACTGGTGAACGTTATAACTTAGAAATGACTGCCCATGTGAACGGGGAGCTTTTGTCTAAAGGGAATTTCCGAGATATTTACTATACGTTTGCAGAAATGATAGAACGTGCTTCGCAAGATGTTACGTTATATCCAGGAGATGTAATTGGTTCTGGCACGGTTGGCACTGGTTGTATTTTAGAACTTGGTACAGAAAAGTGGTTACAAGATGGTGACGTTGTAGAACTTACGATCACTGGACTAGGTACATTGCGTAACACAGTGAAAAAAGAAACGAAAGCGGGTGATGGGCATGTATTATCGTCACATGGGGGAGCTTCCTCATAAACGACATATACAATTTCGTAAAGAAGATGGATCACTTTATCGTGAACAGGTGATGGGAACGAAAGGTTTCTCTGGTACACAATCTATTTTGTATCATCATTATATGCCAACTGAAGTAGGACATGCTGCGTTAGCGCATTCTTGTCAGTTACAGTATGAAGAAGATGTGGCGCTTGCTCATCGTCATTTTCGCACGAAAGAGAATAGAAAAACTGGAGATGCGCTAAGTGGGAGGAATTTTATATTAGGAAATGAAGATTTATTAATTGGTGTTGTTAATCCGACAGAAAAAATGGATTATTTTTATCGTAATGGTGATGGAGATGAAATGTTATTCGTTCATTATGGAACTGGGAAAATTGAGACAATGTTTGGAACGATTCATTACCGGAAAGGTGATTATGTAACGATTCCAATCGGAACAATTTACCGAGTTATTCCAGATGAAGGAGAGTCTAAGTTCCTTGTTGTAGAAGCGAATAGCCAAATTACAACACCGCGTCGTTATCGTAATGAGTATGGTCAATTATTAGAACATAGCCCTTTCTGTGAAAGAGACATTCGAGGGCCGGAAAAATTAGAGACATATGATGACAAAGGCGAGTTTGTTGTCATGACAAAGTCGAGAGGTTATATGCATAAACATGTTATGGGACATCATCCTTTAGATGTTGTCGGATGGGATGGATATTTATATCCTTGGGTCTTTAATGTAGAAGATTTTGAACCGATTACAGGCCGTATTCATCAG
This sequence is a window from Bacillus pseudomycoides DSM 12442. Protein-coding genes within it:
- a CDS encoding fumarylacetoacetate hydrolase family protein — its product is MKLITFRLPSGEMRAGWLEGDKVIDMNMASNGTLPSSMLAFLEKADEYVEIAHGIRKPTSGMYALEDVQLCAAIPNPGSIRDFYAFEQHVKTARGRRGLDVVPEWYDIPVFYFTNHRAVIGPEVTVSCPKQTQKLDYELEIACVIGKEGRNISREQAEEYIFGYCIMNDWSARDLQAEEMKVGLGPAKGKDFATSLGAYLVTKEELDVYRTGERYNLEMTAHVNGELLSKGNFRDIYYTFAEMIERASQDVTLYPGDVIGSGTVGTGCILELGTEKWLQDGDVVELTITGLGTLRNTVKKETKAGDGHVLSSHGGASS
- the hppD gene encoding 4-hydroxyphenylpyruvate dioxygenase — encoded protein: MKQKSMDTLAAQMEDFFPVRDVDHLEFYVGNAKQSSYYLARAFGFKIVAYSGLETGNREKVSYVLVQKNMRFVVSGTLNSDSRIAEFVKIHGDGVKDVALLVDDVEKAYSEAVKRGAVAIAPPEELTDEQGTLKKAVIGTYGDTIHTLVERKNYKGTFMPGYEKIDFDIPSDESGLIAVDHVVGNVEKMEEWVSYYENVMGFKQMIHFDDDDISTEYSALMSKVMTNGSRIKFPINEPADGKRKSQIQEYLEFYNGAGVQHLALLTNDIVKTVEALRSNGVEFLDTPDTYYEELTARVGKIDEEIDKLKELKILVDRDDEGYLLQIFTKPIVDRPTLFIEIIQRKGSRGFGEGNFKALFESIEREQERRGNL
- a CDS encoding homogentisate 1,2-dioxygenase translates to MYYRHMGELPHKRHIQFRKEDGSLYREQVMGTKGFSGTQSILYHHYMPTEVGHAALAHSCQLQYEEDVALAHRHFRTKENRKTGDALSGRNFILGNEDLLIGVVNPTEKMDYFYRNGDGDEMLFVHYGTGKIETMFGTIHYRKGDYVTIPIGTIYRVIPDEGESKFLVVEANSQITTPRRYRNEYGQLLEHSPFCERDIRGPEKLETYDDKGEFVVMTKSRGYMHKHVMGHHPLDVVGWDGYLYPWVFNVEDFEPITGRIHQPPPVHQTFEGHNFVICSFVPRLYDYHPEAIPAPYYHSNVNSDEVLYYVEGNFMSRKGVEEGSITLHPSGIPHGPHPGKTEASLGKKETIELAVMIDTFRPLRIVKQAHETEDEKYMYSWIEEGSYTK
- a CDS encoding DUF3948 family protein; protein product: MENKQVLQVTKMDFLGSAGGAAVLTALIVLLSNVLV
- a CDS encoding DUF3948 family protein, producing MENKEVLQLTKMDLLGSAGAATALTAFIVFLSSVLV
- a CDS encoding DUF3948 family protein gives rise to the protein MKIEQVLQVTKMDFLGSAGGAAVLTALIVLLSNVLV
- a CDS encoding DUF3948 family protein translates to MENKEVLQVTKMDLLVSASGAAVLTALIVFLTNVLV
- a CDS encoding Cof-type HAD-IIB family hydrolase → MKLIALDMDGTLLSSNLEISKENLQAIRDAKAAGHVVMICSGRAKEDALKLLEEYQLSLPVGASNGAIVYVDGKVINARCLQNAKVYKLAKLLESEGFPYKLYTNKGVYSPYNWNEKVMHAFEENKHALDVTIEELERITEKQKKANLITDFQKIEDVVNNPELEISKFFILTFAAEHRSQLLKSLQEDKEIMVTASAPTNLEIMDKYGHKGNGLQEMASYFNIPIQDTIAIGDNFNDVPMLEVAGLSVAMGNAEEDVKKLCDVVTLTNDEHGVAHAIEQYVLKQPSSSK